TTTTTCATAAGACACAGTTCCATCTTTCAAAGTGATTTCAAAATAATAAGTACCCGATTTTAAATCTCTGACACTGATATTTTCTCCTTCAACTTTTACAGATCTTACTTTTCTTCCGGCAGATTCATAAATATCTATCGATTTTATTTTATCTGCATTTTTAAAGCTCACTGTTTCTTTAGCCGGATTGGGATAAAGATTCATTTTTTTACTTTCCAGAACTGTTTCATTAGTTCCTAATGTACCAAAATTAAGGGCTGTAGTACCGCAGCTGTTAGAGCCATGATAAGCAATTGTAAAATTTGACAGCCTGCGTCCATAAGTAATGTTTAAAGGGCTTGTAGGCGGAACAGTAAAGACATAATCATTAGCATCCCCAGTGTTTAAAGCTCTTGTAGCAATTACAGTACGAACGCTACCTGCCACTGTATTGGATGTTACAGTCCAGTTTTGAGTCGCGTCCAACGGCGGAACAATTCCCTGCCCATTAAATGTTCTGTCACTTAAGTTGGTACCATCAAAAATGACAACATCTTTCCCTATATCATCCATATTCGTTGTATTGAATGCCATTCCTAACCATCCTGAAGAAGGACCGATAAGGGTAAGAGTAACTAAAGAAGGGGTAAGGTCTATCTTAACTGAATAAGCCAAATCTGCTCCTCCCGGTGTAGAAAAGAGAGGCACAGTACCTGTCGAATACTGACTTTTTACTTGCAAAAAAGCAAAAAGTCCAACCAATAATAATGTAGTTTTTAATTTCATATGGTCAATTTTTTAGTAGGTTAATAATATCTTGATTTTTAGAAGACAGGGCGTACTCAAAAACAGTTTTTCCCTGTTTATCTGATAATGTTTTATTGGCTTTATTCTTTAGCAGCAACTCAATCATTTCTTTGTTTTGAGACTGAACAGCATATATCAGTGGAGTTACACCGCTGCTGCTGGGCACATTTGGATCAGCATTGTTCTCTAATAATTTCTTAGTGAGATTTCTATCTCCTTTAAAAACAGAAGCCGTTAAAGCTGTTCCTTCTCCACTTGCATAATTCATATTTTTAACGTGGGTAATTAAAAATTCAGCAACCGGAGTATTTCCTCTGTAGCAAGCTAAAATCAGCGGTGAAAATCCGTTCTCATTAGTTTGATTAATGATATCCGGATTTTGTTTCATCAGTACCTGTACTTCAGCTACCGTTCCGCTTCTCGCAATATCAAATATGGATTTTGCCTTGTCCTGAGCAGATACCAATGAGCTCAGAAACAGTCCTAATACTAAGATTATAGTTTTCATTGTTTTACCATTACGTAGTTGTACTCAATATTGACATTTTCTGCCACTTTCTTGGTAACCATTTTAGGAATGGTCACTTTATAGTCGGCAGGTTTGGCTACAAACCCACCCTGCATATAGATTTTACCGTCTTTTGTATATAAAGTAGCAGAAGAGGCAACGGCTTTGTCCACTCCATGAAAGTTTAGAGTTCCCTGAACGGTATACTTTTGTGGGCTTGCGCTAAGCTTTGTTTTATCAAAGTTGACAATCTTCCCTTTGAAAGTTGTTTTCGGGTATTTTGCAGATTCAGCATAGCTTTCATTGAAATGCTCTTCCATTAATTTTGTTTTAAAATGAAAGTTTTTAACGGTTGAAACAGAAGCCATTTCACCATTATCTGTATTGAGAATAACAATATTGTTATCATCCTGAGCAAAAATGTTATCAAACAGAGGAACCGAAGCTTCAAAAGTTACTTTCCCTGTTTTAGAACTGTATTTTTGCGCGGAAGCGTACCCCGCAGAAACGAGTAATATGCTTAATAATGCTAATTTTTTCATATTAATTTTTTTTTAATTTTCATTTAACCCGTCAGCTTTCCACTTGATGAAAATATTGATTTGGGCAGCAGACAGGGATCCTCCCTTCGGCATCTTCTTCGGATCTCCATTGGGTCTTTGAATACGGTCCAGAATTCCGTCTATATTATTTTTCACCTGATCATAAGTAACCAGCGGTTTAAAACTTCCTGAGGAATGACAGTTTATACAGCTGTTATCCACAATTGGTTTTACATCTGCCGTATATTTTACAGCAGTAGTGATGGGTGTATTAGACGTATTATCAGAGATCTCTTCATAAGTTCTGCTGTCACAAGCCATCAGTATGATTGCTGATGACAATACCAGTAAGGATGTTCGCTTTTTCATATTAAAAAACTCTATAAAGATTAAACCCAAAGAAAATATGCCCTTTTCCCCATGTTCCAGTGGCATTGGTAAGATATCCGATATCTGAATTTATCTGGGAGTTTGTGAGTAAAAGCTGGAAAACATGTCCCCCGGTTTCTATATCTACCCCTAATGATAAAGGGTTTTTATAAAAACTGTGATCGTCGAAATTCACAAAGTATTCTGCATTCACAGAAACTCTTTTTGAGATTTTGTAGCGTCCTCCCAGACCTGCCAGAAACTGATTTTTGTTTTCAATGGTAGGTTCATAAAGGTTTTTATGAACAAAGGAAGGCGTAAGCTGTACTGAAAGCTTATCACTGAATCTTCTTGAAATCAGTGCCTGCGTAAGATAAGAAAGCCTGTCACTGAATTTAAGGTGCGGATAAGTATCTTTATCCAATTCAGTATTGGTAGCCATTACATTGTACCCCACAATATCCACGGGAAAATTTTCGCTTTGTTTTACCAGCTTGTATTTCACTGCCCCTTCAAACGTTTTCATATTCGTTTCTCTGGAAAGGCTTACTGATACTGCATCTGATATCCCATAAATGACCCCAAGCTTAGTGGAAGCATGATCCAGGCCGAAAAAGTCTTTGAATCCTGCACTTATATCTCCAAATCTATGAGCTACAACAATGTACCATTCTTTTTTGGCTGCGAGTTTTGTGGATTGCCCTGTAACAATCTGAAGGGCTTTAAAGGCGGGTTGTGAGGTTTCCGTATTGGTTTTAACGGTGTCAATATCTTTCAACAAGTCTTCCTGTGCAAAGACAAGACCTGAAGAAAATACTGACAAAAATAAGAGAGTTTTTGTCATATACAATTTGATTTAAATTATGATATAACAAACTTATCGAGTTCTCAATTCAAAAACAGGTGATAAAAGTCACCACTGAAATTGTTTTTATCAATGACAGAGATAAACTTTTCAAACAAATAAAATTAGACCATCCTAACATTTTCATTTACAGTAACTTTTATTCCTTCTTTGGTCTGAACAATTTCACCTTCACTTTCAATTTTTTTCAAAACTCTGCTTACAACTTCTCGGGAAGTTCCCAAACTGCTGGCTATTTCACGATGAGTGATCTTAATAGGATTGCTTCCTGTAGTTGAAATCTGTTGTTTAATGTAATTCAGAACTCTTTTATCCAGCCTGTGGAAAACAGCATCGTTTACCATACTCATCACTTCTGAAAACCTTCGGTCATATTCGTGATAAAATAGTTTATTGATTTCCGGAAATTTAATGAGCCATTCATGCATGATAGAAACAGGAATAAGAATAGCCTGGGAATCTTCTTCTGCAATAGCATATACTCTACTGATGTAATCTGTCAGGATAGATGAAAAGGTCATCAGACAGCTATCTTTAGGCTTGATGTAATAGTAGATGAGTTCTCTTCCATCATTAAGGGTAAAAACCTTGATAGAACCTTTTATTAAGAAAGGGACAAATTTGTTTTTCTGCCCTTCCCTTATGATTTCAGTTTTTGCTTTTATATCAATAGCAACAGCATGCTTTTCCAGCTCAGATAAAAAATCGGCGCCTAAAAAGCCAAATTTACTTATAGCGAACGAGTTATCAATCATATCTTATATTTTCTGCTTTTTCTTAAACAAAGATATAAAATTGATATATTGTTAGTATATATTTTTACCTTATTAAAAAAAATTAACAATCTTCAAATTGATCTGCGTACTTCTATTTACTCATTAAAAATACCCTGATAAAGACCAGGGTATTTTAAGTTAAAAAATGTTTTATATGTGATAAACTGTTTTTTAGAATCTGTATTTAACGTTGAATCCGTAAAAGAAGTAGGCTTTCCCGGGTCCCGGATTAAGGTCTGTACTCACTCCTTTAGGATATCCATTTCCTGCATCAGAATCATTGATACTGTTTCCTAAGAACAGGAAGGTATAATTAATCTGGCTGGTAAGGTTATTCCCCATTACATATACATCAAGATCAAAATTATTGAAAGATTTTTTAAATCCTAATTTTGAATTAAGCAGCCCAAATCCTTTTACCAGGTTTGTATTATTAAAGTCTGTGTACACATTTCCCAAATAATTATAGGTATTCACAAGATAAAAACCTGGTTTGGTAAAGATATCCAATCCTACAGCGTATTTATTTCTTGGGACTCCCACTACGGTTTTGTGATCATAGGTATCCTTTCTTCCTCCCACTATGGTTGTAAAGTCTTTATACTTCGCGTCATAATAAGACAGGTTTACAAAAGGAACAATTCTTTCAATAAAAGAATTTTCGGCTCTGTACTGGTACCCTACGCTGACTTCCAGTCCTGTATTTTTCTGGCTTCCGGTATTAGTCCAATACGTTTGTCCCGGAGTGGTGCTGTTAGGAATGACAAGCTGTGTAAGTTTATCAGAATAGTCGATTCTGAATGCAGAAATCCTATAATCTAATTTCGTATTCAGTAAAAGTCCGTGCACACTGAAGTCAAGCATTCTTGCACGTTCAGGTTTTAAATCATCATTCGTTGTATTTGTAGCAGTAATAAATGAAGAGGCTGCGGTAGGAGAATTGTATCCTTCGCTGTAGCTCAGATTAAAAATCTGATGTTTCCATTCTTTCTGTAACGCAAAATGCGGGGTATAAGCCATTTCATATTTTTTATTGAATGACTGGTCTTTACGGCCGGCGATGAGACCTGGCAAGGCATAAAGATCTTTTCTGTCATAGTTGGTTCTATTCCCGCTGATCCCCGCCAACAAAGTAAGTCCCCAAGGTTTATACGTTAGATAATCAATGACAAAATAAGTGGATTGATTGTTATTGTATTTAAAATAAGAAGCTCCGGCCATTCCTGTTGTCTGTAAAGGTTCTGTTTCTGATCCGGTAAAGCGGTAACTTGAAGTTGTAGATACAGAATTCTGTATTTCAGCTCCGAAATCCAATCGGTTTTCAAAGTCTTTAAAATCGTTCTTTAATGTAAAAGTGGAACGTAACCCTACATTCGGAGCGCTTGTAATGCCATATGCTCCGGCCGAAACACTTTCTGTGTTTGCATTATAATAAAACAGGGTTGTATAGTTTCTTAAATTTGAAGTAAGACTTACCGTATTGCTCAATCCTACTCTTGTGGATTTTATTTTCGTCCCTGAATTTTTCCGGATATAAGCAGGGTTTCCATTATCAATACCTGCATAATAGTCATCGTAGGAAATCTGTCCTGAGGTATGTTCATAGGAATATGCCTGGCTTGCAAAGAAACTTAACTGGTCTTTTTTGCTTAATTTTACGGTACCGTTTATATTGAAGAAGTTTTTCAATCCTCCTCCATTCGGTCTGTATCCGTCTGTTTCAAGATGTCCGTATGCGGCACTTACTGAATAATTATCATCAGCAACATTCAACTGTGTTCTTGACTGAAAGGTCTTGAATGCTCCAAACATTGCATTTTCGGAAACGGATGCTCCTTTTGTAAAGTCCGGACGGGTATAGAAACGTACTGCACCTCCTACTCCTCCTCCATACATGGTAGCAGCAGGCCCTTTAATAACCTCAACGTTGGTTACGTAAGCAAAATCCACATCATCCAATACGGTAATTCCTTCGGCATTGGTCAAAGGCATATTGTTCCAGTAGGCTTTTACGCCCCAGTTATTAAATTTCTGATCATTCCCATAGCCCCTCAATACCAGCCTCTGCCCTCCGAAATTGGTTCGTTTGTCTACCTGAAGTCCAGACATTGTAGATAAAGTCTGATCTATTGCGGCAGGATTATTTCTATTCAGATCCTCTTCAGAAAGGGTTTCTACGGATTGTGCGTGTCTTTTGAATTCTGCACGCTCCTGTTTAATTTTTTTTCTTCCCAGAATATTGACCTCATCAATTGATCCTTCCTGTGTTTGCTGAGCATATGCAATTGTACAGCCTAACAAAGCTGCTATGCCTATATATTTTTTCATTTTTTAAATTTGTTACCATTAATATTATATTCGCCTAATTGTAAAGTACATTTCCGGCGGAGGAAAAATAATGGTTAAATAATGGGTGTTTTCCAGTTCATGAGAATGTCTGGAAACGGTTTCTGAAAAACGATTTGAAAAAAAACTGAATTCTTTTGTTTCAAAAACGGCAAAAGAGATATGGGTTTTAAACAGGCTTTTGTTGTGACCGGGTAGGTCTATCTGCAGCCGTAAGCATTTTTTTTTCGCTGCCAGCTTTCTGGAAAAGTCCAGCAGAGAATTGAGGATAATATCTTTTTTATCAATATAGCAGAAAATATATTTCTTTCCCTTGATCATACTGATTCTGATGATATCATATGAATATCCGTGGAGTGTAAACTCTTTTTCTTCTTTCCATTCCGCTTCTTCCAGGTCTTTTTCTGTAAAACAGATGGTTTCTGACTTTCTGAAATTACCTTCTACAATGCAGTATTGTGTTTTTTTATACAGCTCTCTTTTAACATCAGAAACTACAGAATACATCACATTACTGAATAATATGATTACCGGAATACACAGAAAAATAAAAAGTAGTTTTTTATTCAAAGAATGAAAGGTATTTAAGGAGCAGGTTCTTCAGATGACTCTACAGCAGTAAATTTTGAAATGCTTACTTTGTACAGTGTTGGTGATCCTTTTATGGTGTATTGTATCCAATTGTTTTTTGGATTTGTTTTTTGAGAAGCAGGATTTTCCACGGGGGCACCTGCCGGAAAATTATCAACTGTCACAGCGTCTTCATTATTTTTATAGGAAAGACTGCCTCTTACCGTTATTGTATTTCCTGTATTGCTTTGAACGAACGAAATGGCATTCCCTTCTGCCATCAATGTTTTTACGGTAATCACACTGTTATTTTTCTTTTTCAGTTTAAGAGTATATACGGCCCCTCTTACGCCTGCTCTTCCTCCTGTCCATTCGGTTTTTTCAGCAGAGATTACAGATACTGTCTTATCCTGATACAAAGAGGATACCGGCATCCCGCAGGAAGCCAGCGTCCAAAATATTATTAAATACAATTGATTATTCATTTTTCTAATCATCATCACCTCCAGTACGTCCTAATACCAGGAAGTTTCCACTATATACAATTTCTCCTTTAGATTCGGCTTTCAGTATATAAGTTCCGGGTACCAGCTTTTGTCCAAACTCTTCATCAGACTTTACATTTTTCTTGCTGTATACCAGTCTGCCTGATCCATCAACAATGCTTATATCTACAGTGCTGTATCTATTCGTATCAAATCTCAGATGAGAAATTCCCTTAGACGGGTTTGGATAGATAATATTCACATCTTTTTTAGATTTTGTTTCTGTTGTTGCCAATGAAGTCACAGTATTCTGAGTTGTCCAGGCTCCTCTTCCGTAAGTGGAAACCAAAACAGTTTTAGTGGCGGGTCTGTAATCTAAATTGGTAATTCTCACATTTCCTATATTTCCTGTTACAGAAGCCCATTCAGGAGTTAGAGACAGGAAGTTGGTAGTACCCCATACGCCCATTTCCGTTCCCACCAGCACTTCATCCGGATTGTCAGGGTTTCTTAATACAGTTCTTACAGGCATGTCCGGAAGGTTACCTTCTTTATTCTGCCATGTAGTTCCGCCATCTGTAGAATAAAAAACACTGGTCAGGTTATAGTTGGAGAAAGTGGTGATAATTTCATTTTCATTTGCTCCAAATTCTATATCAGATACAGTTCCAGTTACTGGTGAAGTTAATAAGGTTGCCGCGTAAGATGTAGTGTTGGCATTTGTCACTTTAAAGATTCTTCCCAGGTTGGTCCCTACAAAAAGAGAGGTAGAAGCTGTAGTATAGGGAGATACTTTCATCCAGGAAATCTGCTCTCCGGTTTGTGCAGTTCCTACCGTGACTGTATTGTTGGTAAATGATGTAGCCGTAGCAGAAAGTCCGGATGTTCTGAAAAGCGTAAGTCCGGAACGGTAAGAAAAGAAAACATCATTTATTCTGTCCAGCGCTATTTCGTTCACAAAGTGCCCTAAGCTTCTGTTAGCACTGGTAGAGATAAGGTTATATGCGTTATTTGTTAATAAATAGTGGTTATTGTTTGTATAACTTGCAATTTCGTAGTTATCCTGATCATCATATTCAGTATACATTCCGTCTCCACCTGTAGCAGACTGAGCCGTAAGGAAATTATTGGCCAGCGGTACACCATACAGCCACCATGATCCGTTATCCTGTGCTCCTGCTAGTAATTCTTCATCAGCAGGTGTTTTTACAGGGTTCAGCATTGCAGAGTAAAACTGCGTTACATTATATCTGGTATTTCTGACCGAAAATCCGCCTACGGATCCGATAGTGGATTTGTTAGCGGCATAATAGATTCCTCCGTCATTTCCAAACAACATCTGTCCTGTTGCGTAGTTATTATAAGGATTGAAAACAATTTCGTGCTGGTCCGCATGCACCTGTGAAACCTGCAAAGCAGCCATATTATTGTTATTGGACCACTTTGAGATCTGTGTCCAGTTTGCTCCTCCATTGGTAGATTTGTACAAATCAATACCGCCGATATACAGGGTATTATCATCCTGAGGATCTGTTTCAATAATGAGATCATAAAAGGACTGTCCTCTTGTAAAGTCATTAGCAGGAATACTTGTATCAGTTGCAGTAGGTAATGTCAAAACAGGAGCTACATCATTGGTGGCCAGCCAGGTGGCCCCTCCGTCTGCTGATTTCGCAATTCTGATTGGCTCAGACGAACTGGCTCCCTGCATAAATGCATATATTTTATTGGCATCTGTTTTAGAAAGGGTAAAGTTTACTCTTGCACCGCTGCTGCCTACATTATACATCTGATTAAATGTATTTCCATCTGCAGATTTAAAGATTCTCCCTCCGGAATCTATGTTTGAAAACCGGGAAGATCTTGTAGAAACCCATACTGCATTATCCGCTCCTATTTCTATCTGCTGAATAGAGTATCCTGTTGTACTGGTAACACCGGTAGTGGTATTAAGAGCAAGCAGGCTGTTATTCTTAGTGAATGTCGCACCGCCATCAGTAGATTTATATAATCCTGCCTGGCTCAGTCCCTGCCATCCATCATTGAAAGAAATTCCTACATAGGAACCGCTTACTCCGGCATATACTTCTGAAACGCCATTATTATTCCTTACTTTAATATCATTAATATAGAAATTACCATTTCTTACTCCAGAAGAAGAATAAGTTACCGGAATGGTGAAAATCTGCGTCCAGGTGGTTCCTCCGTTCGTTGATTTCCATATTCCTGATCCTACTGCATCAGTAGTGGGTGCCTCTCCTGTTCCTACATAAAAAATTTGTGGGTTATTAGGGTCATACGTAATACTTGAAACAGAGGTATTGGCCCAGAATGTACTTAATGGCTGCCACTCGTTGGAGGCTACGGAAGGATCCTGATTTACCCAAAGACCTCCTGAAACACTTCCTGCAAATACTCTTTTACCTGTAGGATCATTGGGATCATACATGATTGCTCTTGTTCTTCCGCCTACGCTGTATGGACCTCTTTCAATCCAGGGTTCGTTGACAATTTTACTTGTTGCGGAGGTATTTGGTCTGGAGATAAAAGACATAGGATGTGAGGCCTTGTATTTACCTGTTAAGATATCCTGGTTCACTTTTGTCAGTCCTTCGAAATTGGTTCTTCCTGTAACAGGGTCCATTGTTCTTTTGTAATCCTCTTCATTGTATAAATTAGGAGGTATTCCTGCTGCTTTTGCAATTTTATGAGCTTTTTTCAGATCTTTCTCATATTTAGCATACATTTTCTGGAGCTGTTTTTGATTGTCCTTAAGCGTATTTTGCTCCTGTGCATACATATTGATACAAAGCAAGACTGCTGCAATAGGGTAAAGTTTCATTCCATTCAATTTTTTACAAATTTAACCAAGAAAAATGATATTTTTTAATTAATTCGAATTAATTATTATTAATTTATAACAAAAATTAACAAGAATATCGTAAATTGAGATATTGATAATTATTTAAGGTATTTTGAAAAAAAAATTGCGAAATATAAAAAAAGTTTAAAAAAGGAACAGGTTGGTGAATTATTTCCTAATCAGCATTGAACAAAAAAATGCCCTGATAAAATCAGGGCATTCTTATTTTATTGTAAAAGAAATCTTACGCTTGAACGTTGTTTCCTCCCAATACGAAAGGCTCAACTTCTTTGATTTCTCCGAACTGCTGCTCGTAGTTTGCGATGTTCTGCTGAAGAGCGCTTAATACTCTTTTAGCATGAAGTGGAGCAAGAATAACTCTTGATCTTACTTTAGCCTGCTGAACACCTGGCATCAACTGAATAAAGTCTACTACAAATTCAGATGGAGAGTGGTTTACCAATGCAAGGTTAGCATAGATACCAGCAGCTACCATTTCGTTTAATTCGATGTTGATGTTTCCGTCTTGTGGATTTTGATTGTTGTCCATTGTTATAAATTATGTTTTTAAAATTCGAAATTTGAGATTGTGAAAATATAAAAATAAATTCAAATCCCAAATTTCAAATCATTAATTTTAGTTAAGGTCTTCGAATTCTTTCTTAGAACCTACAATAACGTTCTGATACTCTTTAAGACCTGTACCTGCAGGAATTCTGTGTCCTACAATTACATTTTCTTTAAGACCGTTAAGATCGTCTATCTTACCAGCAACTGCTGCTTCGTTAAGAACTTTAGTTGTTTCCTGGAATGATGCTGCAGACATGAATGACTTCGTTTGAAGTGCTGCTCTTGTAATACCTTGTAGTACAGGAGTTGCCGTAGCAGGAAGAGCTTCTCTTACTTCTACCAGACTTAAGTCTTCACGCTTCAACTTAGAGTTTTCGTCTCTTAATTCTCTCGCAGTAATCATCTGACCTGGTTGGAATTCTTTAGAATCACCAGCATCTACCACTACTTTAAGACCGAATACTCTGTTGTTTTCTTCCAAGAAATCATACTTGTGCTCAAGAGCTCCTTCAAGGAATTGAGTATCACCTCCATCAACGATAGATACTTTCGTCATCATCTGTCTTACGATAATTTCGAAGTGCTTATCATCAATTTTTACCCCTTGTAGACGGTAAACTTCCTGAATCTCGTTTACTAAGTATTCCTGAACGGCAGTTGGGCCTTTAATTCTTAAGATATCTTCCGGTGTGATAGAACCGTCAGAAAGCGGAGAACCTGCTCTTACGAAGTCATTCTCCTGAACAAGAATCTGGTTAGAAAGTTTTACTAAGTAAATTTTTCTTTCTCCAGTTTTAGCCTCAACAATAAGTTCACGGTTACCTCTCTTAATTTTTCCGTAAGAAACTACCCCGTCGATTTCAGTAACAACCGCTGGGTTTGAAGGGTTTCTTGCTTCGAATAATTCGGTAACTCTCGGAAGACCTCCGGTGATATCCCCTGCTTTTGCAGATTTTCTTGGGATTTTAATTAGGACTTTACCAGCCTTAATTTTTTCACCATCGTTTACCATTAAGTGGGCTCCTACCGGTAAGTTGTAAGCTTTCTGCTCAACTCCTTTAGAATCTACCACCTTCAAGGTAGGTACGGCTTTCTTATTTCTAGATTCAGAGATTACTTTCTCTTCGAATCCTGTTTGTTCGTCAATTTCAAGCTGGAATGAAATACCCTGGATGATATCCTCGTATTCTACCTTACCTGAAGTTTCAGCAATGATAACCGCGTTATATGGATCCCATCTACAGATTGTATCTCCTTTCTTCACTTTATCACCTGGTTTTACAGATAATATAGATCCGTAAGGTACGTTAGCTACCATTAATGGAGTTCTGGACTCATTATCAGCAACTAATCTGAATTCTGTTGAACGGGAAACTACAACCTCAGCTGTATTACCGTTTTCATCTTCAGAAGTAATTGTTCTTACTTCATCCATTTCAACGATACCATCTCTTCTTGCAACGATAGATGGGTTTTCTGATACGTTACCTGCAGTACCCCCTTGGTGGAAGGTTCTCAACGTAAGCTGAGTACCTGGTTCCCCAATTGACTGTGCTGCAATTACACCTACCGCTTCACCCATGTGAATCACTTTACCTGTTGCTAAGTTTCTACCGTAACATTTCGCACAGATACCTTTCTTAGCTTCACAAGTTAATGGTGAACGAACCTCCACAGCTTCTAATCCTGCTTCTTCGATTCTCTTCGCCAATGCTTCAATGATCACCTGATCTGCACTTGCAATAAGTTCATCAGTTTCAGGATCGTAAATATTATGAAGAGATACTCTACCTAAGATTCTTTCAGAGATTCTTTCAACAATCTCGTCATTTTTCTTAAGTGCAGTAACTTCTGTACCTCTTAATGTTCCACAGTCGTCTTCTGTAACAATAACGTCTTGTGCAACGTCTACCAATCTTCTCGTTAAGTAACCAGCATCAGCTGTCTTAAGAGCGGTATCCGCAAGTCCCTTACGGGCACCGTGGGTAGAGATAAAGTACTCTAGAATCGAAAGACCTTCCTTAAAGTTGGCAAGGATCGGGTTTTCGATGATCTCCGCTCCGGTAGAACCAGCTTTCTGCGGTTTTGCCATCAAACCTCTCATCCCTGATAACTGACGGATCTGTTCTTTAGAACCCCTCGCTCCAGAGTCAAGCATCATATATACAGAGTTGAAACCACCTTGGTCAGTTTTCATTCTGCTCATGATCATTTCAGTTAATCCTGCGTTGGTATTTGTCCAAACGTCGATTACCTGGTTATAACGTTCTGTATCTGTAATTAGACCCATGTTATAGTTGGCTCTAATTTCGTCTACTGTTTCAATAGATGAAGCAATCATTTGTTTTTTCTCAACAGGAACTACAATATCCCCCAGTGAGAATGAAAGACCTCCTTTGAATGCGTTTGAGTAACCTAAGTCTTTCATTGCATCCAGGAACTTCACAGTTGTAGGGAAATCTGTATCAGCAAGGATCTTACCGATAACGTTTCTCAATGATTTCTTCGTAAGAAGTTCATTGATATATCCTACCTGTTTAGGCACAATCTGGTTGAATAGAATTCTACCTACAGAAGTTTCGATCAATCTTGTAACGATTTCTCCGTCTTCTTTGATAGGTAGTCTACATCTTACTTTAGCATTTAAAGATACTCTACCTTCAGCATAAGCAATTTCTGCTTCTTCAGGAGAATAGAACGCAAGACCTTCACCTTTTACTTTCATGGTCTCAGTAGAACTTAATTCTTTAGTCATGAAATAAAGACCAAGAACCATGTCCTGAGATGGTACTGTAATTGGAGAACCATTTGCAGGGTTCAA
The nucleotide sequence above comes from Chryseobacterium sp. 7. Encoded proteins:
- a CDS encoding Crp/Fnr family transcriptional regulator, with the protein product MIDNSFAISKFGFLGADFLSELEKHAVAIDIKAKTEIIREGQKNKFVPFLIKGSIKVFTLNDGRELIYYYIKPKDSCLMTFSSILTDYISRVYAIAEEDSQAILIPVSIMHEWLIKFPEINKLFYHEYDRRFSEVMSMVNDAVFHRLDKRVLNYIKQQISTTGSNPIKITHREIASSLGTSREVVSRVLKKIESEGEIVQTKEGIKVTVNENVRMV
- a CDS encoding TonB-dependent receptor, whose protein sequence is MKKYIGIAALLGCTIAYAQQTQEGSIDEVNILGRKKIKQERAEFKRHAQSVETLSEEDLNRNNPAAIDQTLSTMSGLQVDKRTNFGGQRLVLRGYGNDQKFNNWGVKAYWNNMPLTNAEGITVLDDVDFAYVTNVEVIKGPAATMYGGGVGGAVRFYTRPDFTKGASVSENAMFGAFKTFQSRTQLNVADDNYSVSAAYGHLETDGYRPNGGGLKNFFNINGTVKLSKKDQLSFFASQAYSYEHTSGQISYDDYYAGIDNGNPAYIRKNSGTKIKSTRVGLSNTVSLTSNLRNYTTLFYYNANTESVSAGAYGITSAPNVGLRSTFTLKNDFKDFENRLDFGAEIQNSVSTTSSYRFTGSETEPLQTTGMAGASYFKYNNNQSTYFVIDYLTYKPWGLTLLAGISGNRTNYDRKDLYALPGLIAGRKDQSFNKKYEMAYTPHFALQKEWKHQIFNLSYSEGYNSPTAASSFITATNTTNDDLKPERARMLDFSVHGLLLNTKLDYRISAFRIDYSDKLTQLVIPNSTTPGQTYWTNTGSQKNTGLEVSVGYQYRAENSFIERIVPFVNLSYYDAKYKDFTTIVGGRKDTYDHKTVVGVPRNKYAVGLDIFTKPGFYLVNTYNYLGNVYTDFNNTNLVKGFGLLNSKLGFKKSFNNFDLDVYVMGNNLTSQINYTFLFLGNSINDSDAGNGYPKGVSTDLNPGPGKAYFFYGFNVKYRF
- a CDS encoding YceI family protein, with the protein product MKKLALLSILLVSAGYASAQKYSSKTGKVTFEASVPLFDNIFAQDDNNIVILNTDNGEMASVSTVKNFHFKTKLMEEHFNESYAESAKYPKTTFKGKIVNFDKTKLSASPQKYTVQGTLNFHGVDKAVASSATLYTKDGKIYMQGGFVAKPADYKVTIPKMVTKKVAENVNIEYNYVMVKQ
- a CDS encoding DUF5777 family beta-barrel protein; this encodes MTKTLLFLSVFSSGLVFAQEDLLKDIDTVKTNTETSQPAFKALQIVTGQSTKLAAKKEWYIVVAHRFGDISAGFKDFFGLDHASTKLGVIYGISDAVSVSLSRETNMKTFEGAVKYKLVKQSENFPVDIVGYNVMATNTELDKDTYPHLKFSDRLSYLTQALISRRFSDKLSVQLTPSFVHKNLYEPTIENKNQFLAGLGGRYKISKRVSVNAEYFVNFDDHSFYKNPLSLGVDIETGGHVFQLLLTNSQINSDIGYLTNATGTWGKGHIFFGFNLYRVF
- a CDS encoding T9SS type A sorting domain-containing protein, which codes for MKLKTTLLLVGLFAFLQVKSQYSTGTVPLFSTPGGADLAYSVKIDLTPSLVTLTLIGPSSGWLGMAFNTTNMDDIGKDVVIFDGTNLSDRTFNGQGIVPPLDATQNWTVTSNTVAGSVRTVIATRALNTGDANDYVFTVPPTSPLNITYGRRLSNFTIAYHGSNSCGTTALNFGTLGTNETVLESKKMNLYPNPAKETVSFKNADKIKSIDIYESAGRKVRSVKVEGENISVRDLKSGTYYFEITLKDGTVSYEKLIKE
- a CDS encoding ankyrin repeat domain-containing protein; translation: MKTIILVLGLFLSSLVSAQDKAKSIFDIARSGTVAEVQVLMKQNPDIINQTNENGFSPLILACYRGNTPVAEFLITHVKNMNYASGEGTALTASVFKGDRNLTKKLLENNADPNVPSSSGVTPLIYAVQSQNKEMIELLLKNKANKTLSDKQGKTVFEYALSSKNQDIINLLKN